In one window of Porites lutea chromosome 8, jaPorLute2.1, whole genome shotgun sequence DNA:
- the LOC140946087 gene encoding uncharacterized protein — protein MFNYVFNQQQGLLTRSKTAPYDRVVCFFCDGEAKYQQPLHMVSTKSAGSSLEAAVKTSGDPKLLVKLSTALDGQDAHAIDVKYHKNCWAKNVTGVLRKSSITEGHGEETSEIAAKIEFLTMTETALNSGEIMNMAQLQDAFECICRENNVQSKSWNRKSIKELIQREVEGVEFHKPKRVNESERISVKRCRDSAIHLSESLNETTACEMKTLYDAALILRKAINKSERWIFAGSLDTLSNKHCPEELHCFFRWIIQGPNNTLSDEEKCNEVRKRAMHLAQSTISMCLTERQLKNRKSQAINTTREMPQQLAVSLVIHQAIRSKEIVNLLHGFGMAVEYNRLLRVESQIEKTVLRRMEKEGGMYLPPDIVKGRHVFFAIDNVDFAEDTPDGKRTLHGTAMAIYQTTDLDDEQPVLR, from the coding sequence atgtttaattatGTATTTAACCAACAACAGGGACTTTTAACGCGTTCAAAGACTGCTCCCTATGACCGGGTTGTCTGTTTCTTTTGTGATGGAGAGGCAAAATATCAGCAACCACTACACATGGTGTCCACAAAGTCTGCCGGTAGTTCTTTAGAAGCTGCGGTTAAGACGTCTGGTGATCCAAAGCTTCTAGTTAAACTCTCCACTGCACTGGATGGTCAAGACGCTCATGCAATCGACGTCAAATACCACAAGAACTGCTGGGCAAAGAACGTCACAGGAGTTCTTCGCAAGTCGTCTATCACAGAGGGTCATGGAGAGGAAACCAGTGAGATAGCAGCTAAGATCGAGTTTTTAACAATGACAGAAACTGCTCTGAATAGTGGAGAGATTATGAACATGGCTCAACTACAGGACGCCTTTGAATGTATTTGTCGTGAAAACAATGTGCAATCGAAATCTTGGAACCGAAAGTCAATCAAGGAGCTTATTCAAAGGGAAGTAGAAGGAGTAGAGTTCCACAAGCCAAAACGAGTAAATGAGTCTGAAAGAATCAGTGTAAAGAGGTGCAGAGATAGTGCTATTCATTTATCAGAGTCCTTGAACGAAACCACCGCATGCGAAATGAAAACCCTCTATGATGCTGCGTTAATACTGAGAAAGGCAATTAATAAGAGTGAAAGGTGGATTTTCGCTGGCTCTCTTGATACTTTATCAAATAAACATTGTCCTGAGGAACTCCACTGTTTCTTCAGGTGGATTATTCAAGGCCCAAACAACACGCTCTCTGATGAAGAGAAATGCAACGAAGTGCGTAAACGTGCTATGCATCTAGCCCAGAGTACAATATCTATGTGTTTGACTGAACGGCAATTAAAAAACAGGAAGTCCCAAGCAATCAACACTACTCGTGAAATGCCTCAGCAGCTTGCAGTTAGTCTTGTTATCCATCAGGCAATCAGAAGCAAGGAAATTGTCAACCTCCTGCATGGCTTCGGAATGGCCGTCGAATACAATCGTCTATTACGAGTAGAGTCTCAAATCGAGAAAACTGTCCTTCGACGGATGGAAAAGGAAGGCGGAATGTACCTCCCACCTGATATTGTGAAAGGAAGGCATGTCTTCTTCGCAATTGATAATGTCGATTTCGCTGAGGACACTCCCGACGGGAAACGTACTCTGCACGGAACAGCTATGGCAATATACCAAACTACTGACCTAGATGACGAGCAGCCAGTATTAAGGTAA
- the LOC140945221 gene encoding uncharacterized protein, with the protein MKALKQIFCMSVISVLGQVHCAVVTPQCSSTGYEISILGWMLQGHIYKTMEANSPLDCLFACRQEDRCQSFNWVISLHLCEFNNRTKEARSEDFVSDPNRFYFRRNKNRVPLGSIPELPAETCKEIKASEEQAVSGKYWLYTIKENIPVLAHCDMETFDIDECSATSPVCDVNAKCTNTRGSYLCTCKIGFSGDGTTCKDCFNYQNLTNGNRKVSHGSSPLLCDNSLPYGWYRFQGNAGTKMPTSCVAPHKCSTHATGWLNGAHPSVEEGKVTKKACFNWQSNCCRWSINIEVVNCGDFFLYHFRGTPPEHPCHLRYCGTD; encoded by the exons ATGAAGGCGCTGAAACAAATCTTCTGCATGTCCGTTATATCTGTTTTGGGCCAAGTGCACTGCGCAGTGGTAACTCCACAATGTTCAAGCACTGGATACGAGATATCCATACTGGGTTGGATGTTACAAGGACACATTTACAAAACGATGGAGGCAAACTCCCCGCTAGACTGCTTATTTGCTTGTAGACAAGAAGACCGATGCCAAAGTTTCAATTGGGTGATCTCTCTTCACTTGTGCGAGTTTAATAACAGAACAAAAGAAGCCAGATCTGAGGATTTCGTGTCAGACCCAAACAGATTTTACTTTAGACGAAACAAAAACAGAG TCCCTCTCGGTTCAATTCCTGAACTGCCGGCTGAAACCTGCAAGGAAATAAAAGCAAGCGAGGAACAAGCGGTCAGCGGCAAGTACTGGTTATACACCATAAAAGAGAACATTCCTGTTCTAGCTCACTGTGACATGGAAACGTTCG ACATTGACGAGTGCTCTGCTACCTCTCCTGTTTGTGACGTCAATGCCAAATGTACAAACACTCGCGGTTCTTATCTGTGCACTTGCAAGATTGGATTCTCCGGGGACGGAACAACCTGCAAGG ATTGCTTCAACTACCAAAATTTGACCAACGGTAACAGGAAAGTGTCCCATGGTTCATCTCCACTTCTTTGTGATAATTCACTCCCCTATGGATGGTATCGTTTCCAAGGTAACGCGGGGACAAAAATGCCTACGTCATGCGTTGCTCCTCACAAATGTAGTACCCATGCCACTGGCTGGCTTAACGGTGCTCATCCGTCAGTAGAAGAAGGCAAAGTCACCAAAAAGGCCTGCTTCAACTGGCAATCAAACTGCTGCAGGTGGTCCATCAATATTGAAGTAGTCAACTGCGGAGATTTCTTCCTGTATCACTTCAGAGGAACGCCCCCGGAACATCCATGTCATCTCCGTTACTGTGGTACAGACTGA